tgttactggataatatttttgtagtccctaatattaagaggaacttaatgtcggtttcttgtctcattgaacaaggctatattGTCTCCTtttatgagaataaagtgtttattttcaagaatggaatggagattggttatggttcaatggaaaataacttatatgtactaaggccgttagtcataaaagtcttgtttaaaactgaaatgttcagtacggcaacaataactaaaagaccaaaggtttctccaaagcaAAACGGCCATCTttagcatctaaggttaggtcacatcaataggattgaaaagttggtgaaaagtggacttctaaagagtttagaagaaaactctttgccggtatgtgaatcatgtctcgaaggcaagataaccaaatgaccttttactggaaaaagttaCAAAGCCAaggagattgttgaggacgagtgcgaagtgttcgtgctgtgtttgTACGGTGTTGCGgttgtgtagatcgagtgtttgTGGTCATTGTTGTTCGAACGGTCGCGCATCGGAGCATGGAGACGCTTCTACCTTTGTTAGTACAGTTTTTCCTTCTGTACATTtgatgttcatgctgtaatttttctgtatatttgcataactgtttgtattgAAGttgactataaatgatttgttgattcatgattgtaatttggaatagtctgcTTCCGCTGCTCACGAAAATCGcgtttccgatttccttcacataTGTATATGAGACATTAAGTAAAAAATTGTTAAAGGAAGGAGATAGCTTTTTATAGGATAAAGCTTTCTCAATAGGGAACCGAGATGAAGTGTGTTGCTGTAAGGAAATACCACcatataaaaaattacaatgacAATCTTGCAAATATGATGGTTATGTTGATGTTCTAAGAGATCGACGAACTTGAGGTTGAATGACATTCTGAGGAGGCAAAACAAATTGTGATTGATTATCATTTTGAGATTGAATGATAGGTCTATCAACAAGTTGTGGCATAGGTAAAGTCAATTCATTATTAACAGGTTGTGAAGCCAAGCCAGTAgcttcaacatttttttttcagaaatagATGCTTATGTAGCTATATTTTCATAATTAGGAACTCCTTGAACAACATCCTCATGGGCAACAGAAGGAGAACCAGAAAATTCAAAAGACTGTGGCAAAACAAGTTCAGGAAATGGATCAATAACATCCATTTGAATAGCAGTTGTGTGAAAAGGAAACACATTCTCGTGGAATACAACATCACGAGATACAAAAAAAGTGTTCTTCTCAATGTCATATAAACGATAACCCTTCATCCCTGGTGGATATCCTATAGAAACTGATGGAATAGCTATAAGATGAAATGAGCTGACAATGACGAAGCAAAACATAAGCAACCAAAGACATGAAGTGAGTGAGTTAGTTAACACACATTCTCCCCAAAATGTGATTGGAGGACGGAAACAAAAGAGCCGATGTTGGTGTTCCATAAGAGCAAAACAACCACACATGAGAATTGGTGAATGACtcttttagttaaaaaataatatgtgaATGTTAGTTCAAGTGCATTATCAAATCGAAATATCTCTACATGAGCATTGTACTGATTTTCAAACAATCCATAAGAAATAACCATGTATATCTCCAATAATCATCAACAATAATGAGAAAAAAACGATGACCAACATGTTtattagactgataaggactccaGATATCACAATGTATCAAGTCAAAACTTTATTTGTAACACGGTTATTCAATGAAAGACAACACaattattattcttttgtttGGTGAAGAAGATTGGTTGGAATTAGCATTCGAAGAAGAATTCTTGACCGGAATGACCAAAGAAAAGGCCTTATTCATCGAAGGTTCAGGCTCCATAAGAAGTAACTATGTACGAATTTGACTTTAAATCCCATAAGAGCAACGTCCACAGGAACAAGAAGGTATATAAGAAGCCAACTCATTCCATAAGGTCTTAATCTATCGCTTGTAGATCTACCCAAATGTCAATCGAAGAAATAGAGCTCGGAGAAATCTCCTTGGTGTTATCCGAATGTCACAGGTAAATAATACTGGTGTTATCCGAATGTCACAGGCAACGTCCACAGGCTCCAAAAGGTATAGTTCGTTTTTGcgagaaaatttaaaatcaaaacaatacTGAAActtttgatacaatattaagaCACTCAAAGGTAAATAATGTGATGTGCTCGATTCTTATTAATCAAAGTTGGGCAAATAAATAGCCAACAGCATGTGGACTTAAACCACTTTGTAACAaactatttaataaatataaacataacAAATGAGAAATACATCTTAatagttgaaattaaacgagAAGACCAACGTCATCAAAGCCAAGCTCACGAAGAACCTCCTTGCACTGTGGAAGAGCATTCTTCACCATGAAGCCAAGTGGATTGGCTTGACGAACAGGATCTGTAATGCCATCGTTACCAGTAATGCTGATTCTGGCAAAATGACCATATCCATCGGTAGGAATCTCACTGCACTCCTTATCGGCACTCTCCATCAATGACACTTCACAAATCTCCTCCTCATGGTCTCCGTCCACCTCTATTCTGTATTCTCCGGTCTTGTCCGTCACCGCCTCCCCTGTAAATGTCTTATTTGCAGCATTGGCCTCATCCCGGCATACCAATTTCACCTTAGCGCCTGATCCATCATACCACATTTATTTTAATCATTATtacatataatattataaatgggtatttatttctttaatcaATTATGTTAATTACCTTCCAAGAATTTGCTGATGCGGGTGAAGAATTGGATGCGGCAAGTGTCACAATAAACCTTTCCCTCGATGAAGAAGCGATCTTTGCTGCAGAGGGCAACGTCGAGGAAGGCCAGAAAGCAAAGGGCAGAAACAATGATGGTAGCGCATGATTTtgccattttatttattttctgtttgtgctctttgcttttcttttttttaattgtttttttttttttttttttttggttggagGATGTGAAAGGAGGATGGCTTTAATAGGGATTTCATTCCTTGTTTTTTGGGATGTTAATTgggttttccctttttttcgGTGGATGGAAGTTATTTTCGCTGGTTTTAGCGTTGGAGACTCTGTCTCATTGCGTTGTAACTGCTGTTTGTTACGCAATCGTTCAACTTCccatttgaaaattattttaagccatctaatatagttatatatatatattgaaatttatgtttgtcTTCTCTgtcataatttttattttttctcaaaataatacttaaaatttagtcaaattccaaacaaaaaaaaatttgaaagtctacattttttttttttaacaaaatttgattttttttagaaaaaaacattatacaaagtagataataaaatacGAAAATATATTAGGTGAAGCTatgtgtttataagcttaattttcaaaaatttaaaattaaaaattaagacattttttataaccatttaattttttatttggtttttagaaattaaaaaacgaAAACCATACATATTTGGTAATTTGTTTTGGTTTACTGTTTTAGAAAACGAAAACCCAACAAATGGGTGGtaattgtttttagttttatgttttttaaaaattgaaaattaaaattatttttgataattatgtttttgttttttgtttttaaaaattcaaaataagttttgataattttttagttttatattttttttcataaaaataaaatcgaactctttttgtaatatttttccttttggtATACATagttataactatttttaacttttttaaaattcatattgaaaaaaaaatatcaatattttgaaagttatgattaatcataaataaaatgaaagaaaattaataaaagtaaaaatataagaaaattaattttatttataaaaaaattataggaGAATAAGAAAATAActgaaataattaatatttcctAATGAATTCACAATGATCTTTATGACAATTTTGTTGCCTCTACAGAGGTCAAAGTGTGTCATGAAAAATTATCATCAAAGTTGTTGGACGAGGTATTGGACGAAATTTGGTCTTCACATTTTATAGTTAAACCGAgtgtaaatttttaaaaacaaaaataggtttttgaaaatggtttttttttcccttttaaaatTTCTTAACAATTTAAACGTTTTGAAAATCGAGAAACAGAAAAGCGTCTAGTGTTTGTAATTACTATTTTAATCTTCATTGGTGTGATTAACTATGTATTGTTGATTCTAaattttgcatttatttttgttgaaattaaactctTAGCAATATTTTTTGGTGCTCCAATTATATCTTGTTGACTTAAATCTGAAATAGATAGcgaattttttgttatttttaagaTTAATTTATGGTGagttttgataattaatttacaatttttggTCAtacctttatttattttgtaaatatcGTACGATTGAAATAAATCAGATCACTTAAGAAAAGTGATAAAGCGAGCAAATTCATTTGGAGAAATAGCAAATTATGAAATACTTTTGAAATATAGCAAATTGTCTACTAGACATGTAGGTCAATTTCCCAATAATCCTAAAATACTCTCACAAGTCTTTTTAATTCCATACactctaattaatttatcaaatttataataCAGACTCTATTGATTTCCTTTGATATTTTCACTCAAAAAAATTCgtgatttaatttgaaaataattaaaaattgtatCTCAACGATCTTctatctaaaaaaaatgttttgtattttTCCAAATCTTTTCCTAAATTGACTttttatattcatattatacTTCTTCTCACTATAAGAAATTTggtttttaatgtcagttgaaaaaaaaaactaaattggaTATAGAATGCcgatttcttaaaaaaaaaaaaaaaaaaaagaaaaaagaaaaaaagagagtgCATTTTTATTGTCGATTTTAATCTGACACTAAAGATGAGATTACAATGCCAATTTAAACCAAGAATGTacctatcattttttttttcttttccctttagtaaaaaaaataactcttttttttctctaccTCTCCTCCCTCATTTCTCATTTCTCACATAatttctctctccctctctcagcATCTCTCCTGCTCTCTCTCCCCAATTTTTTTCACCATCTCTTTTTTTCTCACAGTGAGCTCATCTTtagttacttttatttttttttggcttGTTTCTGCGATATTCCCTTTATGTATTCTCTCATGTCTTTGGTTTCAACTCGTCCCGTTAGAAATATTGAGTGTGCTAACTTTAGttaaatttcttttatgtattctctagtttgagagtAAAAAAAGAGTGTGAGAGAGTACTTTTATAATTGAGAATGGAAGATAAAATTGTCGTGtgtgattgtaacaatttttcacatagtgAATTTTTTTCTGGTCGAAGTTTatctccaaatttggaattctccacataaattcttttgttttcaattttaatatttttaatttctttattatttttctatttatttctgTGATAGAAGTGTAAGATTGTTTTCTCAACAATATCGTGGTTGTAGCATCTCAAATGCTACAAGACATTACCATAATGCTACTAAATTTAACGTGCATAAGTTGCATTTTCTTGATTCTATGAGCAAATTATGTATGGCAAGTGCATTTAGAGTGTGGCGTCCCAATGCCACGGTGAGTTCTTATATATATACCTTATTTGAGCGGCGTGTCTTGGAGGAAGATAATGGATCGAAGGTTCAATTAGAGCTCTTTAACAAACAATCAGTAAAAATATGTGCAATTTTTTAGACTATATAAGAGTTTTCTTTTGGTATTTATTGAGTTGGGTCTCTCCTAATAAAACATAACAAATATAGAGACGCAACTTGCTTAAAATTGCCACATCACAAAAATGGTCTCTCTCAAGAGATGCAACTATATTAAAAATCTCAACCACTAATATCTTTTTTTTacgaaaaaaatatataaatgtcAACAAGAACGTAGCTAAATTCTCTCATTCcacattttaattacaatacctttgtaatatatatatataaatgaatgaatgaaagtTTCTTAATCTTTCCTCTCCATTTGATTTCCGAAGTTTTCCATTAACCGTTTGTGAATGTTTTTCTCCgaagtgtatatatatagtgaaagTTTGGGATGGGATTTTAATGAAAGACCTTTTGATCCTCATAGATTAATTCTATATTtatattgatgaaaatgaaattttgttgattatatcaaaagaaaaagagaatcaATATGCTACTACTCTGGaaattgattcaattttagtctatatatttttaaatatttaatttatatatttttaaatattcaatttttaattcctATATTTAAAGATTTCTCAAGGAAATGGGACCTAACAGAAAATTTCATTTATGTAGAAAAAGGCAGAGGGAATGAGGGGAAACAAATTTCATGAAGCTAAACAATGATCATAGAGATGATAAATGTATATTCCTATCTTCGTTTGGCtctttttttaatgtattattgatatgtaattaatattataaatacataatattggagctttttaaatataaaaaatatttaaaaatatttaaactttataaaaaaattctaaaagtttttttcataaagtgtaaatatttttgagatttttatatttataaaaattttcttaatattatttaaattttaagttttatatttaataacaaaGATACCTGATATGGTTGATCATAcggttgaattttttttatataaaaattccTCAAATAACATTAACACAAATCAGAAAAACCAGTCACATCCTCCTACAATACAATTTGGACAAGCCAGAAAGGATATCCACACAGTAGATGAAGAAGACTAAACGGAATATGTGGCCGAAGAATGGATCAATCTGTTACAGTTCCTATTTGCAAAAATTAGGCCCGACATTTCAGCATCTAAGCATTGAATCGAgcttgtttttaaatatagcaaaatgaatcaatttattt
The nucleotide sequence above comes from Benincasa hispida cultivar B227 chromosome 3, ASM972705v1, whole genome shotgun sequence. Encoded proteins:
- the LOC120074523 gene encoding olee1-like protein; translation: MAKSCATIIVSALCFLAFLDVALCSKDRFFIEGKVYCDTCRIQFFTRISKFLEGAKVKLVCRDEANAANKTFTGEAVTDKTGEYRIEVDGDHEEEICEVSLMESADKECSEIPTDGYGHFARISITGNDGITDPVRQANPLGFMVKNALPQCKEVLRELGFDDVGLLV